One Psychrobacillus glaciei genomic region harbors:
- a CDS encoding transposase → MNIRKKTKKRQLTYEQKLFAVNEVRLKKRNRQDVADEMEIHINSLTGWLKLYREHGEDALHSHYEKSDLIEHTEELNRLRDIEKKYKEQLIQNEILKKFQAFLKENEKRSASKP, encoded by the coding sequence ATGAACATTCGAAAGAAAACAAAAAAACGTCAACTCACATATGAACAAAAGTTATTTGCAGTGAATGAAGTACGTCTGAAAAAACGTAACAGGCAAGATGTCGCGGACGAAATGGAAATTCATATTAATTCATTGACAGGGTGGTTGAAACTATACAGAGAACATGGAGAAGATGCACTTCACTCACACTATGAGAAATCAGATTTGATTGAACATACAGAAGAACTAAACCGATTAAGAGATATTGAAAAGAAGTATAAGGAGCAATTGATACAAAATGAGATCTTAAAAAAGTTCCAGGCCTTTCTCAAGGAGAACGAAAAAAGAAGTGCTTCGAAGCCGTAA
- a CDS encoding carboxymuconolactone decarboxylase family protein, with protein MENNTRYASGLRTMEELFPQEVRNGMKEMKNISPDLWEMIVAFGFGDLYSRKTLSLAQREIVTITTLITQGAFDQLKVHLHGALKVGLTKEEIIEIIIHCIGYVGFPKAVQAMGIAGEIFKETE; from the coding sequence ATGGAAAACAACACGCGATATGCATCCGGTTTACGTACAATGGAAGAATTATTTCCACAAGAAGTACGTAATGGAATGAAAGAAATGAAAAATATTTCTCCTGATTTATGGGAAATGATTGTAGCTTTTGGCTTTGGAGATCTTTACTCTAGAAAAACCCTTTCTCTCGCTCAACGAGAAATTGTTACAATCACAACACTGATCACTCAAGGAGCTTTCGATCAGCTTAAAGTTCACTTACATGGAGCCCTGAAAGTTGGACTTACAAAAGAAGAAATTATCGAGATCATCATCCACTGTATCGGTTACGTCGGGTTCCCAAAAGCCGTTCAGGCAATGGGAATAGCCGGGGAGATTTTTAAAGAAACAGAATGA
- a CDS encoding thiamine pyrophosphate-binding protein, with product MKTTSSVLVANFKHWGIDHIFGIPGKAISPILFEILRHDMEFVLSKHEAAAGFEASGYALMNQKIGVAVGTSGPGGTNMLTAAGQAKASNVPLLIITGHPSMKDTGKAMGQDSSIFGADLVEMFKSVTKFSARVERADMLQPYLQHAIEKACSGVKGPVHLSIPFDILLEQIEPFQLELPVSYEMISPITSEVIDKLNVAKRPLLFLGKGVHSSKAYGEVQHLAEHWNIPVITTPGGKGAFPSNHTLSLGAFGLGGTTEATEYFHEKVDLLLVIGSKLSDMSIAGLSEAMYPEHIVHFDYDPTFIGKSILVPTTPILGDIQANLTAILKDIPKTNSESFLTHIERVPLHENETGERMSAVQVLRAMRYALPEETIIFGDDGSHSFYGIKYFDIYKPGTFYFDDIFGAMGNGIGYSIGAKLAAPEETIVCLVGDGCMFMHGTELSTAYNYNSPVLFIVLNNGRLDMVEKGMQKMIGTSIGGVYETPLNVARFAESMGLEAYTCYTPFDLSDSIIEALHKIEETSKPIVIEVIVDENEIPPTMGRQ from the coding sequence ATGAAAACGACTTCATCCGTATTAGTAGCGAATTTTAAACATTGGGGAATCGATCATATTTTTGGTATTCCAGGAAAGGCAATATCTCCTATATTATTCGAGATATTGCGCCATGATATGGAATTTGTATTAAGTAAACACGAAGCAGCAGCAGGATTTGAAGCTTCAGGCTATGCATTAATGAATCAGAAAATCGGGGTCGCAGTCGGCACTTCTGGACCAGGTGGGACAAATATGCTTACAGCTGCTGGCCAGGCAAAAGCCTCTAATGTACCATTATTAATCATTACAGGCCACCCTTCGATGAAAGATACCGGAAAAGCAATGGGTCAGGATTCCAGCATATTTGGTGCTGATCTTGTAGAAATGTTTAAGTCTGTAACGAAATTTAGTGCACGGGTAGAACGGGCGGATATGCTACAGCCTTACCTGCAACATGCGATTGAAAAAGCATGCTCAGGTGTCAAAGGACCTGTGCACCTGTCCATCCCATTTGATATTCTGTTAGAACAGATCGAGCCATTCCAATTGGAGTTACCAGTATCCTATGAAATGATTTCACCTATAACGAGTGAAGTTATCGATAAATTAAATGTAGCCAAACGCCCACTTCTATTCCTAGGAAAAGGAGTTCATTCCAGTAAAGCTTACGGAGAAGTACAGCATCTTGCCGAGCATTGGAACATCCCTGTCATTACAACACCAGGAGGAAAAGGGGCATTTCCTTCCAATCATACGCTTTCGTTAGGTGCATTTGGATTGGGTGGTACTACCGAAGCAACAGAATACTTTCATGAGAAGGTGGACCTGCTCCTTGTCATCGGATCAAAACTAAGTGATATGTCAATCGCCGGATTATCGGAAGCAATGTATCCGGAGCATATCGTTCACTTCGATTATGACCCAACCTTTATCGGGAAATCTATCCTAGTACCAACTACCCCGATACTAGGCGACATACAAGCGAATCTGACAGCTATTTTAAAGGATATACCGAAAACCAATAGCGAATCATTTTTAACACATATCGAGCGGGTACCGCTTCATGAAAATGAAACAGGAGAGCGAATGTCTGCAGTTCAAGTATTACGAGCGATGCGGTATGCACTTCCAGAGGAAACGATTATTTTCGGAGATGATGGAAGCCACTCTTTTTACGGTATCAAATACTTTGACATTTACAAGCCTGGGACTTTTTACTTTGATGATATATTCGGTGCAATGGGTAACGGAATTGGCTATTCCATAGGAGCAAAACTAGCAGCCCCTGAAGAAACGATTGTGTGCTTAGTTGGAGATGGATGTATGTTCATGCACGGCACGGAACTTTCAACGGCATATAATTATAACTCCCCTGTCCTGTTCATCGTGTTGAATAATGGACGATTAGACATGGTGGAAAAAGGAATGCAAAAAATGATTGGCACGTCTATCGGTGGAGTTTATGAGACTCCGCTCAATGTAGCCCGCTTTGCCGAATCTATGGGACTGGAAGCATATACGTGTTACACCCCTTTTGATTTATCTGATAGTATTATAGAAGCATTACATAAGATTGAAGAAACCAGCAAACCGATCGTGATTGAAGTAATAGTAGATGAAAACGAAATACCACCAACTATGGGGAGGCAATAA
- the rbsK gene encoding ribokinase: MNITVVGSTNMDLVYRVPHIVKAGETLHSTQHELFFGGKGANQAVTAGQLGAEVNFIGNVGVDDFGEKVKRNLQEKRVNTTAIRTVGLTGQAIIQVADSGENSIVLFPGTNFLVSTEQIEASKEIIESSQVLLLQLEIPIPTVELAANIAQSTGVHIILNPAPAQKLSDSLLSKVSILTPNETELEVLTGLKTETDEDLLQACSLLLKKGVGAVVVTLGEKGAFYMNEQEHGRVQAKKVEVKDTTGAGDAFNGALAVAICQGKSLKDSIVYASNVASYVVTQMGAQPIFPVSVPQINTDCSDN, translated from the coding sequence ATGAATATAACTGTCGTAGGGAGTACCAATATGGACCTTGTATATCGTGTTCCCCATATTGTTAAAGCTGGTGAAACGTTGCACAGTACACAACATGAACTGTTCTTTGGTGGAAAAGGTGCAAACCAAGCGGTGACTGCTGGACAATTAGGAGCCGAAGTTAACTTTATAGGAAACGTTGGTGTAGACGACTTTGGTGAAAAAGTGAAACGTAACTTGCAGGAAAAACGGGTAAATACAACCGCCATAAGAACAGTTGGATTAACGGGGCAAGCAATTATTCAAGTTGCCGATTCCGGGGAAAATTCAATCGTTCTATTTCCTGGTACAAATTTCCTTGTTTCAACCGAACAAATTGAAGCTAGTAAAGAAATAATTGAAAGCAGTCAAGTCTTGCTTTTACAATTGGAAATTCCGATACCTACAGTCGAGCTTGCTGCTAATATTGCACAATCAACAGGTGTACATATCATATTAAACCCTGCTCCTGCTCAAAAATTAAGTGATTCTTTATTGAGTAAAGTTTCCATATTAACTCCAAATGAAACGGAGTTAGAAGTACTAACTGGGTTGAAAACGGAAACCGACGAAGATTTATTGCAAGCATGTTCCTTATTACTAAAAAAAGGTGTAGGAGCAGTAGTCGTCACTCTAGGTGAAAAAGGTGCTTTTTACATGAATGAACAGGAGCATGGACGAGTGCAAGCAAAAAAAGTAGAAGTGAAAGATACAACCGGCGCTGGAGATGCATTTAATGGTGCGTTGGCGGTTGCTATATGTCAAGGGAAATCATTAAAAGACAGTATTGTATACGCATCTAATGTTGCTTCTTATGTTGTGACACAAATGGGTGCACAACCGATTTTTCCTGTCTCTGTGCCACAAATAAATACGGACTGTTCTGACAATTAG
- a CDS encoding nucleoside hydrolase, whose amino-acid sequence MTIPVIIDCDPGIDDVMALTLAFAHPELDIKLITTEPGNQTQEKTIYNALAFTSYMKKDIEIARGLDNPFFRKLEIADEVHGENGLGDVQFPKPTIKLSERTAIQAMKETLISSEEQIVLIATGPLTNIGALLLAHPEVKSKIKYISYMGGAAVGGNMTPTSEFNVYVDPHAAEIVFQSGIPIVMSGLDVTHKAYVTLEELNQIEAIDSDFALKVVNMLRFYIHAAKQTAFHSPDFESRIRLHDLCAVSYVLTPELFDGDDCYVAVELEGKLTAGTTVVDYAQQSGLPHNVKVLHTVDREKFVEQFINAVKIMSRQIG is encoded by the coding sequence ATGACTATTCCCGTAATTATTGATTGTGATCCTGGTATTGATGACGTAATGGCATTAACGCTTGCATTTGCACATCCAGAATTAGATATTAAGTTAATCACAACGGAACCAGGAAACCAAACGCAAGAAAAAACAATTTACAATGCACTTGCTTTTACTAGTTATATGAAAAAAGACATAGAGATTGCTAGAGGACTAGACAACCCATTTTTCCGTAAATTAGAAATTGCAGATGAAGTACATGGTGAGAATGGACTTGGGGATGTGCAGTTCCCAAAACCAACTATTAAATTAAGTGAACGAACGGCAATTCAAGCGATGAAAGAAACGTTAATCTCTAGTGAAGAACAAATAGTTCTTATTGCGACAGGTCCACTAACAAATATTGGTGCATTATTATTAGCACATCCAGAAGTAAAATCGAAAATTAAATACATTTCCTATATGGGCGGAGCAGCTGTTGGTGGGAATATGACACCAACGTCCGAGTTTAATGTGTATGTTGACCCTCATGCTGCGGAAATTGTTTTTCAATCAGGAATTCCAATTGTGATGAGTGGACTCGATGTCACTCATAAAGCTTACGTCACATTAGAAGAATTAAATCAAATTGAGGCAATAGATTCTGACTTTGCACTCAAAGTCGTTAATATGCTTCGTTTTTACATCCATGCTGCAAAACAAACTGCTTTTCATAGCCCTGACTTTGAAAGCCGTATTCGTTTACATGATTTATGTGCAGTATCTTATGTACTAACACCTGAACTATTTGACGGAGATGATTGCTATGTAGCAGTTGAATTGGAGGGGAAATTGACTGCTGGGACAACCGTAGTTGATTATGCACAACAATCTGGGCTTCCGCATAATGTGAAAGTATTACACACAGTAGACAGAGAGAAATTCGTCGAACAATTTATAAATGCGGTTAAGATAATGAGCAGGCAAATCGGTTAA
- a CDS encoding energy-coupling factor ABC transporter ATP-binding protein codes for MTELHLNNVSFSYPDGTKALENLTLSISTGERVAIVGQNGAGKTTAVKLMNGLLKPTTGTVSVGDWDTKDHTTAQVSRKVGYVFQNPDDQIFHNDVESEVRFGPKNMGFDPDRVDELTNWAMQLCGISEFAEENPYNLPYSVRKFVTIASVLAMDSAIIILDEPTAGQDKIGLQVLGNLLQVLEEKQKSVITITHDMEFVTDYFTRIVVMANRQLVADDNAQHIFYNTEVLEKSMLKPPAVAQMAKLLGFPPGILLKSQLIQAIKTNSVK; via the coding sequence ATGACTGAACTTCACTTGAATAATGTAAGCTTTTCATATCCAGACGGAACAAAAGCATTGGAAAATCTAACTCTTTCTATTTCTACAGGAGAGCGTGTTGCGATTGTAGGACAAAATGGTGCTGGGAAAACGACTGCGGTTAAATTAATGAACGGATTATTGAAACCTACAACAGGTACAGTTTCAGTCGGTGATTGGGATACAAAAGATCACACGACAGCACAAGTTTCAAGAAAGGTAGGCTATGTATTCCAAAATCCAGACGATCAAATATTCCATAATGATGTGGAATCCGAAGTACGTTTCGGTCCAAAAAATATGGGATTTGATCCAGACCGAGTAGACGAACTAACTAATTGGGCTATGCAACTATGTGGGATATCCGAATTTGCTGAAGAAAACCCATATAATTTACCGTATTCTGTTAGAAAGTTTGTGACAATCGCATCCGTATTAGCAATGGATTCAGCTATTATTATTTTAGACGAACCTACTGCTGGACAAGATAAAATAGGATTACAAGTTTTAGGGAATTTACTGCAAGTGTTAGAGGAAAAGCAAAAGTCAGTTATTACCATTACACATGATATGGAATTTGTAACGGATTATTTTACACGAATTGTAGTAATGGCGAACCGACAACTAGTAGCAGATGATAACGCGCAACATATTTTTTATAATACAGAAGTTTTGGAAAAGAGTATGTTAAAACCGCCCGCTGTTGCTCAGATGGCAAAATTACTTGGTTTCCCTCCAGGAATTTTATTGAAAAGTCAATTAATCCAAGCGATTAAAACAAACAGTGTGAAATGA
- a CDS encoding energy-coupling factor ABC transporter ATP-binding protein — protein MTTMIDLKNVSYRYPVSDDFTLKNISFSIEKGKFTAIIGNNGSGKTTLCNTIRGFVPHFYKGDLEGNVLVDQVNITDYQLGQLGEKVGYVFQNPFIQVSGVKDNVFEEVAYGLENLGVPVEEIKARVEEVLKLVKIEHLRDKNPFGLSGGQRQRVALASIIVMDPEILVIDEPTSQLDPIGTEQIFDIIRLMKERGKTIVLVEHKMDLIAEYADDLLVMHEGELVMQGSVREVFANPEFEKYEIQYPHVTEVALQLQKSGMPLSFLPIRDKELTQALNKIGVSVHD, from the coding sequence ATGACAACAATGATTGACTTAAAAAATGTATCTTATCGATATCCAGTAAGCGATGATTTCACATTAAAGAATATTTCATTTTCCATCGAAAAAGGAAAGTTTACTGCCATAATAGGAAATAATGGATCTGGAAAAACGACATTATGCAACACAATTCGTGGGTTTGTTCCGCATTTTTATAAAGGGGATTTAGAAGGGAACGTACTAGTAGATCAAGTTAATATCACGGATTATCAACTTGGGCAACTTGGAGAAAAAGTAGGGTATGTATTCCAAAATCCATTTATTCAAGTGTCAGGCGTTAAAGATAATGTTTTCGAGGAAGTAGCTTATGGTTTGGAAAACTTAGGTGTTCCAGTGGAAGAAATTAAAGCGCGTGTTGAAGAAGTATTAAAGCTTGTTAAGATTGAACATTTACGTGATAAAAACCCATTCGGATTATCTGGTGGACAAAGACAGCGCGTAGCACTTGCATCCATTATTGTAATGGATCCAGAAATTTTGGTCATAGATGAGCCGACATCTCAGCTTGACCCAATTGGAACAGAACAAATATTTGATATTATCCGTTTAATGAAAGAACGTGGAAAAACGATTGTTTTGGTTGAGCATAAAATGGATTTGATAGCGGAATATGCAGATGATCTACTTGTTATGCATGAAGGAGAGTTAGTAATGCAAGGTTCCGTACGTGAAGTATTTGCGAATCCTGAATTCGAAAAATATGAAATTCAATATCCTCATGTAACTGAAGTTGCACTTCAATTACAGAAATCCGGCATGCCACTCTCTTTTCTTCCAATCCGTGATAAGGAACTAACACAAGCACTAAACAAGATTGGAGTGAGTGTACATGACTGA
- a CDS encoding energy-coupling factor transporter transmembrane component T family protein codes for MKHNFLLRLHPMTKFYFSLFILGIVLILPGYAVAFSIFPFLILIALLAGVSKEFLSIVLKALLSVLIIVFIMQMFFYPGENILWEWGFLQIKQEGLNYGLLLTSRILAIGSAFILFFRMTEVRDFVKSLEDKGLPPMGAYVVLSTLQIIPEMRRQANTIMEAQKTRGVETEGSLLVRAKAFIPTLTPLILSSIAGTEERAITLESRAFSAPVKKTSLHQLTKSGADQVLPIVYVIIFVALLIWRFFL; via the coding sequence TTGAAACATAATTTTTTGCTCAGACTTCACCCAATGACAAAATTCTATTTCTCTCTTTTTATTTTAGGAATAGTACTCATTCTCCCGGGATATGCAGTTGCATTTTCGATCTTTCCTTTTTTAATACTAATAGCTCTACTCGCAGGTGTCTCCAAAGAGTTTCTAAGTATTGTATTAAAAGCACTATTAAGTGTGTTAATCATTGTTTTTATCATGCAGATGTTTTTTTACCCTGGGGAAAATATACTTTGGGAATGGGGATTTCTCCAAATTAAACAAGAAGGATTGAATTATGGTCTATTGTTAACTTCTCGCATTCTTGCAATAGGGTCTGCTTTTATCTTATTCTTCCGAATGACAGAAGTACGTGACTTTGTTAAATCATTAGAAGATAAAGGTCTTCCGCCAATGGGTGCTTATGTAGTTTTATCGACGCTTCAAATTATTCCTGAAATGCGTCGTCAAGCAAATACCATTATGGAAGCGCAAAAAACTCGTGGGGTAGAAACGGAAGGATCATTACTAGTTCGTGCAAAAGCGTTTATACCAACCTTAACGCCTCTCATCCTCTCCTCTATTGCTGGGACAGAAGAACGAGCAATTACGCTTGAGTCTAGGGCTTTTTCGGCACCAGTAAAAAAGACGAGTTTGCATCAATTAACTAAAAGTGGCGCTGACCAAGTTCTACCGATTGTCTATGTAATTATTTTTGTAGCTCTACTTATATGGAGGTTCTTCCTATGA
- a CDS encoding LacI family DNA-binding transcriptional regulator, with translation MGKITIKDIAREAGVSITTVSRVLNNKAEGMSKKTRKTVLQVMGELNYQPNKFARGLVTKRSNMLGLIVPNISNPFFPELCRGAEDEANERNYSLIICNSDDQSQKEENYLRLLQEQQVDGILLSSKNRLSQTSKDQLESGKIPYVLFDRGEEASNHSGVFLDNEKGGYMAGKHLVDLGHTKIACMTGPLEILNAQQRLAGFQRAFTEASIELPKSSILVGDFQMEVAYLIAKKFLQDNCVTAIFASNDLMACGIYRAAHELGIQIPEQLSIVGFDDIPLVTALIPKLTTVRQGTYEMGRKAIELLLNELENNSSEGVVFDPTLIVRESTKKIK, from the coding sequence ATGGGGAAAATAACGATTAAGGATATCGCGCGGGAGGCAGGTGTTTCAATTACCACCGTTTCAAGGGTATTAAATAATAAAGCGGAAGGTATGTCAAAAAAAACTCGTAAAACAGTTTTGCAGGTAATGGGAGAGTTAAATTACCAACCAAATAAGTTCGCACGTGGTCTAGTGACAAAACGATCCAATATGCTAGGGTTAATCGTCCCAAATATCTCCAACCCTTTTTTTCCAGAACTTTGTAGAGGTGCTGAAGACGAGGCAAATGAAAGAAACTATAGCCTCATCATTTGTAATTCAGATGATCAATCCCAAAAAGAAGAAAATTATTTGCGGTTGTTGCAAGAACAACAAGTTGATGGAATTTTACTTTCAAGTAAGAATCGGTTGTCTCAGACTAGCAAAGATCAACTAGAGAGCGGAAAAATTCCATACGTATTGTTTGACCGCGGTGAAGAAGCAAGTAATCACTCCGGAGTTTTTTTAGACAATGAAAAGGGCGGGTATATGGCAGGAAAGCATTTGGTTGACTTAGGTCACACTAAAATTGCATGTATGACAGGGCCGTTAGAGATTCTGAACGCACAACAACGACTTGCTGGATTTCAACGCGCCTTCACAGAAGCTTCTATAGAACTCCCTAAATCATCGATCTTAGTTGGTGACTTTCAAATGGAAGTAGCTTATCTAATAGCAAAGAAATTTCTACAGGATAACTGCGTGACTGCAATATTTGCAAGCAACGACTTAATGGCGTGTGGTATTTATCGTGCTGCTCATGAACTAGGAATTCAAATTCCGGAACAGCTGTCTATCGTTGGTTTTGACGATATTCCTTTAGTAACTGCTTTAATCCCAAAACTAACTACTGTTAGACAAGGTACATATGAAATGGGAAGAAAAGCAATCGAACTCCTCCTAAATGAACTTGAAAACAATTCATCTGAAGGAGTAGTTTTTGACCCTACTTTAATCGTTAGAGAAAGTACGAAAAAAATAAAATGA
- a CDS encoding YusW family protein, with protein MRKTTSLAGTMLATALLLGACGSNPNADNNGTENTSTTTDSGMTNGTDTSDSTTTGSGSSVTLGDDGTSMKQNMDELDYAEFELEVDYGKNKEYELEIEQDNGIVEAKLEDELNNVNLKGQEAFDEIYPRLKKLTISKDTSKEDAIQQALDVFDLEKDYVKFDMEITFQDNTKASFEDGK; from the coding sequence ATGAGAAAAACAACATCACTAGCAGGAACTATGCTTGCAACTGCATTGCTACTAGGTGCGTGCGGTAGTAATCCAAATGCAGACAATAATGGAACGGAAAATACCTCTACTACTACAGATTCCGGAATGACGAACGGCACAGATACATCGGATAGTACTACAACAGGGAGCGGTTCTTCCGTTACACTTGGGGACGATGGTACGTCTATGAAGCAAAACATGGACGAGTTGGATTATGCAGAGTTCGAACTGGAAGTCGATTACGGAAAGAATAAAGAATATGAGCTTGAAATCGAACAGGATAACGGAATAGTCGAAGCGAAACTGGAAGACGAGTTGAACAATGTTAACTTGAAAGGGCAGGAAGCGTTTGATGAAATTTATCCTAGACTTAAAAAACTGACAATCTCCAAGGATACATCAAAAGAGGATGCAATTCAGCAGGCACTCGATGTGTTCGATCTTGAGAAAGATTATGTAAAATTCGATATGGAAATCACATTCCAAGACAACACCAAAGCTAGTTTCGAGGATGGTAAGTAA
- a CDS encoding ECF transporter S component — MKRSFKDDFNMMAMLLIPIAVAVNLVGFQLANVLRLPIFLDTIGTILVGVIAGPWVALLAGLITNLINAIFNPVYLPYALTSMAIGVGAGYLSKHGFFKNIPKTIVSGIVITLIAVIVSAPITVLVFGGATGNTSSLITATFLASGQELWTAVFSSSFITEVADKVVSVLIVYFIVKGMSDRYLSKLNYGHLYMKRKNKK, encoded by the coding sequence ATGAAACGTAGTTTTAAAGATGATTTTAATATGATGGCAATGTTACTAATTCCTATCGCAGTAGCTGTTAACTTAGTAGGTTTCCAATTAGCAAATGTACTACGCTTACCGATTTTTTTAGATACAATTGGAACAATTTTAGTAGGTGTAATAGCGGGTCCATGGGTTGCTCTATTAGCTGGACTTATTACAAATTTAATTAATGCTATCTTCAATCCTGTTTATTTACCTTATGCACTAACTTCTATGGCGATTGGTGTTGGAGCTGGTTATCTTTCCAAACATGGATTTTTCAAAAACATTCCTAAAACAATTGTTTCTGGTATCGTAATTACTCTTATCGCAGTTATTGTATCTGCTCCGATTACAGTGCTAGTATTCGGTGGCGCTACAGGAAATACATCATCCTTAATTACTGCTACTTTCTTAGCTTCAGGTCAAGAATTATGGACAGCAGTATTTTCTTCAAGCTTCATTACAGAGGTTGCAGATAAAGTTGTTTCTGTATTAATCGTATACTTTATCGTTAAAGGTATGTCAGATCGATACTTATCTAAGTTAAACTATGGACATTTATATATGAAACGAAAAAACAAGAAGTAA